The genome window GCCAACGAGTGGCTGGAAAAGCCCTTCCTGGTCCTGGGGCTGATGGCCATGATCCTGGCCATCACCTACCAGACGGGCTTTCGCTATTCCATGGCCACGATCAACGAAATGCTCAACGACGCGGGCACGGTGGCCGTTCTTGCCCGGTTCGTCGACGTCGAGGGGTTGAAAGCGGGGCTGCAACGCATCATCGGTTGGTCGGTGTGGTCCGAGGAGCTTTCCCGCTATCTGTTCATCTGGATTTCGTATCTTGCCGTTCCCCTGGCCATCATGAAGCGCAGCAACATCCGCGTGGACGTGCTGTGCGCAAAGCTGCCGCAGCGTGCGCAGGACATGGCCTGGATCATGGTGGATGTGTGCACCCTCGTGCTGACGGGGGCGCTCTGCTACATGGGCTTCGGTCACGTGCAGATGCAGATCGCCATGCCCCAGACCACGCCCGCCATGGGGATCAAGTACTTCATTCCGTACCTGATCCTGCCGGTGGGTTTTTTCCTCATGACCCTGCGCACTGCACAGGATTTCTTGCGGCAGGCACGCACCATGCCCGCGCTGGACGTGGCGGGCGGGGTTGCCAGCGGCGTGCTGCTGTTCCTGCCGGTGCTGCTGTCCGACCAGTGGGGCGCGGTGTGGCTGCTGTTCGGCTATTTCGTGCTGTTTTTGCTGATCGGGGTGCCCATCGCCTTTTCGCTGGGGCTCGCCACCATCGCCACGGTGCTCGGGGCGGGCACGCTGCCACTGGAGTACCTGGCGCAGATCGCCTTCGTGTCCATCGACAGCTTTCCGATCCTGGCCATTCCGTTTTTCATCGCGGCCGGGGTGTTCATGGGGGCGGGCGGTCTTTCGCGCCGTCTGTTGGCCCTTGGCGATGAATTGGTGGGCGCCCTGCCCGGCGGCATGGCGCTGGCCACCATCGTGACGTGCATGTTCTTCGCCGCCATCAGCGGTTCCGGCCCGGCCACGGTGGCGGCCATCGGCAGCATCACCATCCCCGCCATGGTCGAACGCGGCTACGACAAGTTTTTCGCGGCCGCCGTGGTGGCGTCCGCTGGTTGCATCGGCGTGATGATTCCGCCGAGCAACCCCTTCGTCGTATATGGCGTGGCCGCGCAGGCTTCGGTGGGCAAGCTGTTCCTGGCGGGCATCGTGCCTGGTGTCCTGTGCGGGCTGGTCCTCATGGCGGTGGCCTACCACATCTCGCTGAAGAACGGCTGGCGCGGCGAGACGAGGCACCGTGACTTTCGGTCCGTGATGCAGGCCATGTGGGAAGCCAAGTGGGCGCTGCTGGTTCCGGTCATCGTGCTGGGCGGCATCTACGGCGGCATCATGACCCCCACCGAGGCGGCGGCGGTGTCCGCGCTGTACGGCATGATCGTGGGCCTGTTCATCTACCGCGAAATCACCTGGCGCAGGATGTGGGACTGCATGGTGGAATCGGCGCAGACGTCGTCCGTCATCATCGTGCTGATGGCCATGGCCACCCTGTTCGGCAACATCATGACCATCGAGCAGGTGCCAGAGCACATCGCCGCGCTGATCCTTGGCCTGACCGCGAACAAGATCGC of Nitratidesulfovibrio sp. contains these proteins:
- a CDS encoding TRAP transporter large permease subunit; this encodes MPERNTFSWATANEWLEKPFLVLGLMAMILAITYQTGFRYSMATINEMLNDAGTVAVLARFVDVEGLKAGLQRIIGWSVWSEELSRYLFIWISYLAVPLAIMKRSNIRVDVLCAKLPQRAQDMAWIMVDVCTLVLTGALCYMGFGHVQMQIAMPQTTPAMGIKYFIPYLILPVGFFLMTLRTAQDFLRQARTMPALDVAGGVASGVLLFLPVLLSDQWGAVWLLFGYFVLFLLIGVPIAFSLGLATIATVLGAGTLPLEYLAQIAFVSIDSFPILAIPFFIAAGVFMGAGGLSRRLLALGDELVGALPGGMALATIVTCMFFAAISGSGPATVAAIGSITIPAMVERGYDKFFAAAVVASAGCIGVMIPPSNPFVVYGVAAQASVGKLFLAGIVPGVLCGLVLMAVAYHISLKNGWRGETRHRDFRSVMQAMWEAKWALLVPVIVLGGIYGGIMTPTEAAAVSALYGMIVGLFIYREITWRRMWDCMVESAQTSSVIIVLMAMATLFGNIMTIEQVPEHIAALILGLTANKIAILLLINVFLLWVGTFMEALAAIVIITPILLPLVTQVGVDPIHFGVVMVVNLAIGFITPPVGVNLFVASSISKVSIGDVVRAAWPFLVAMIALLMAITYIPAISLCLL